In a single window of the Flavobacterium ammoniigenes genome:
- a CDS encoding pirin family protein: MANTVLHKASSRGHADHGWLNAYHSFSFASWYNPERIQFGMLRVLNDDTVAAGMGFGTHPHDNMEIITIPLEGDLAHKDSMGNSSTIKTGDVQVMSAGTGIQHSEFNPNADLQTKLFQIWLFPKYRNVEPRYQQITLDVAQQKNSFAQILSPNPEDEGVWIHQDAWFYLSDFEANFSKKLALQKQGNGFYIMNIEGEIEVNGEKLEKRDAIGIWETNEIEIKANTNSRFLIIEIPMEQ, from the coding sequence ATGGCAAATACAGTTTTACATAAAGCGAGTTCTAGAGGTCATGCCGATCATGGTTGGTTGAACGCCTACCACAGTTTTAGTTTTGCTAGTTGGTACAATCCAGAACGCATCCAATTTGGAATGTTACGTGTTTTAAATGATGACACTGTTGCCGCTGGAATGGGTTTTGGTACACATCCACACGACAATATGGAAATCATCACGATTCCGTTAGAAGGTGATTTGGCACACAAAGACAGCATGGGTAATTCGTCGACTATAAAAACGGGGGACGTTCAAGTAATGAGTGCCGGAACTGGAATTCAGCATAGTGAGTTCAATCCAAACGCTGATTTGCAAACCAAACTATTTCAAATTTGGTTGTTTCCAAAGTACCGAAATGTGGAGCCTCGCTACCAACAAATCACACTTGATGTTGCCCAACAGAAAAACAGTTTTGCTCAAATTTTATCTCCAAATCCAGAAGACGAAGGTGTTTGGATTCACCAAGATGCTTGGTTTTATTTGAGTGATTTCGAAGCTAATTTTTCTAAAAAATTAGCATTACAAAAACAAGGCAACGGATTTTACATCATGAACATTGAAGGTGAAATTGAAGTAAATGGAGAAAAACTGGAGAAAAGAGATGCTATTGGAATTTGGGAAACCAATGAAATTGAAATCAAAGCCAATACGAATTCTCGTTTTTTAATAATCGAAATTCCAATGGAACAATAA
- the fabD gene encoding ACP S-malonyltransferase, with the protein MKAYVFPGQGAQFTGMGKELYENSPLAKELFEQANTVLGFRITDIMFEGTAEELKETKVTQPAVFLHSVILAKTLADFKPEMVAGHSLGEFSALVANGALSFEDGLKLVSQRALAMQKACEITPSTMAAVLNLEDTIVEAICASIDGVVVAANYNCPGQLVISGEYKAVELACEKMKEAGAKRALILPVGGAFHSPMMEPAREELAAAIEATTFSTPICPVYQNVTANAVSDPSEIKKNLIIQLTAPVKWTQSVQQMIADGATSFTEVGPGKVLAGLIGKIDKEAVTANA; encoded by the coding sequence ATGAAAGCATATGTATTTCCTGGACAAGGAGCACAATTTACCGGAATGGGCAAAGAACTATATGAAAATTCACCTTTAGCCAAAGAACTTTTCGAACAAGCGAATACTGTTTTAGGATTCCGTATTACGGACATTATGTTTGAAGGAACGGCCGAAGAGTTAAAAGAAACCAAAGTGACACAACCTGCGGTTTTTTTACACTCGGTTATTTTAGCTAAAACCTTAGCCGATTTTAAACCAGAAATGGTGGCGGGACACTCTTTAGGAGAATTTTCTGCATTAGTTGCTAATGGTGCTTTGTCTTTTGAAGACGGATTGAAATTAGTTTCACAAAGAGCTTTAGCCATGCAAAAAGCCTGCGAAATTACCCCTTCAACTATGGCAGCCGTTTTAAATTTAGAAGATACAATTGTAGAGGCTATTTGCGCTTCAATTGATGGCGTGGTGGTAGCTGCTAATTACAACTGTCCTGGACAATTAGTAATTTCTGGCGAATACAAAGCGGTGGAATTGGCTTGTGAAAAAATGAAAGAAGCAGGTGCAAAACGCGCATTAATTTTACCAGTCGGCGGTGCTTTCCATTCGCCTATGATGGAGCCTGCAAGAGAAGAATTAGCAGCAGCTATTGAAGCAACTACTTTCTCAACTCCAATATGCCCTGTTTATCAAAATGTAACTGCCAATGCAGTATCGGATCCATCTGAAATAAAGAAAAACCTGATTATTCAGTTGACGGCTCCTGTAAAATGGACCCAATCAGTGCAACAAATGATTGCAGATGGTGCCACTAGTTTTACTGAAGTAGGACCAGGAAAAGTGTTAGCCGGTCTAATAGGAAAAATTGACAAAGAAGCTGTCACAGCTAATGCCTAA
- a CDS encoding peptidoglycan DD-metalloendopeptidase family protein: MKTIIELLSGCEASKVIAPHIPYSEYVPLDLSISNTRIHNLATAEEYGVFIQNHLEANNGKIAFGGYQEIRNLYQRSSVFKAENTEERNIHIGLDLWINESASVHAALGGTIHSLQNNTALGDYGPTIIIEHELEGVVFHTLYGHLSEESLKGKHVGDRIAQGEQFANLGLPPINGDYAPHLHFQIIIDMEYKQGDYPGVCSSTTLNHYSTNCPNPNVLLKIN; encoded by the coding sequence ATGAAAACAATAATCGAACTACTAAGTGGTTGCGAAGCCTCAAAAGTGATAGCGCCCCATATTCCGTATTCTGAATACGTTCCGTTGGATTTATCCATTTCAAATACAAGAATTCACAATCTAGCAACAGCTGAAGAGTATGGTGTTTTTATTCAAAATCATTTGGAGGCCAATAATGGGAAAATAGCTTTTGGGGGCTACCAAGAAATTCGCAATTTATACCAAAGAAGTAGTGTTTTTAAAGCTGAAAATACCGAAGAACGCAACATTCATATTGGACTAGATTTATGGATTAATGAATCGGCTTCGGTTCATGCTGCATTAGGTGGAACGATTCACAGTTTGCAAAACAATACCGCTTTAGGCGATTATGGTCCAACGATTATTATTGAGCACGAATTAGAAGGTGTTGTTTTTCATACGCTGTACGGTCATTTAAGCGAAGAGAGTTTGAAAGGAAAGCATGTTGGAGATCGTATTGCACAAGGCGAGCAATTTGCCAATTTAGGCTTACCTCCCATCAATGGTGATTATGCACCGCATTTGCACTTTCAAATAATCATTGATATGGAATACAAACAAGGTGATTATCCAGGAGTTTGTAGTTCAACTACATTGAATCATTACAGTACTAATTGCCCTAACCCGAATGTACTATTAAAAATAAATTAG
- the galE gene encoding UDP-glucose 4-epimerase GalE yields MKILVTGGFGFIGSHTVVELQNEGFEVIVVDNLSNTSLSVLDGIQNITGIVPAFEQLDLRDKQKVSDFFNRHTDIEGVIHFAASKAVGESVGNPLLYYENNINVLVYILQELEKKATANLIFSSSCTVYGQAETMPITEDSSVQTAMSPYGNTKQIGEEIITDAAKATHINAILLRYFNPIGSHPSAEIGELPLGVPQNLVPFITQTGIGLRQELSVYGNDYPTPDGTAVRDYIHVVDLAKAHVIAMQRLLNKKNVAKVETFNLGTGKGSSVLEVIHSFEKVSGQKLPYKIVARREGDITEAYANTHKANTILGWKAESTLEEAMASAWKWEQKIRS; encoded by the coding sequence ATGAAAATATTGGTAACTGGAGGTTTCGGTTTTATTGGTTCGCACACCGTTGTCGAACTACAAAATGAGGGTTTCGAAGTAATTGTAGTAGATAATTTATCCAATACTTCATTATCTGTTTTGGATGGTATTCAAAATATCACTGGTATAGTTCCCGCTTTTGAGCAATTGGATTTGCGTGACAAACAGAAGGTAAGTGATTTTTTTAATCGCCATACCGATATTGAAGGAGTGATTCATTTTGCGGCTTCCAAAGCAGTAGGAGAGAGTGTTGGAAATCCATTGTTGTATTATGAAAACAACATCAATGTATTGGTGTATATTTTGCAAGAATTGGAAAAAAAAGCTACTGCTAATTTAATATTTAGTTCCTCTTGTACCGTTTATGGTCAAGCCGAAACGATGCCCATTACCGAAGATTCGTCAGTTCAAACGGCCATGTCACCCTATGGTAATACCAAACAAATTGGTGAAGAAATCATAACTGATGCTGCAAAAGCTACCCATATTAACGCCATTTTATTGCGTTATTTTAATCCAATAGGTTCGCATCCTTCTGCTGAAATTGGAGAGTTGCCTTTGGGTGTTCCGCAAAATTTAGTTCCGTTTATTACCCAAACTGGAATTGGTTTGCGTCAAGAATTATCAGTGTATGGAAATGATTATCCAACCCCAGATGGCACAGCTGTTCGCGATTACATTCATGTAGTAGATTTGGCGAAAGCCCATGTGATTGCCATGCAACGTTTGTTGAACAAAAAGAATGTAGCCAAAGTAGAAACCTTTAATTTAGGGACTGGTAAAGGAAGTTCTGTTTTAGAGGTTATACATTCTTTTGAAAAAGTAAGCGGACAAAAATTGCCTTATAAAATTGTGGCGCGTAGAGAAGGTGATATCACCGAGGCCTATGCCAATACTCATAAAGCCAATACTATTTTGGGTTGGAAAGCCGAATCAACTCTTGAGGAAGCCATGGCGAGTGCCTGGAAATGGGAACAAAAAATTAGAAGCTAA
- a CDS encoding DegT/DnrJ/EryC1/StrS family aminotransferase, with protein MKKIQMVDLKGQYDAIKDTVNTSIQEVLDTNAYINGPQVHAFQKSLEDYLGVKHVIPCANGTDALQIAMMGLGLQPGDEVITADFTFAATVEVIALLQLTPVLVDVDMYNMNINIDKIRKAITPKTKAIVPVHLFGRAANMEAIMALAKEHNLYVIEDNAQAIGANCKFSDGTKKKAGTIGHVGATSFFPSKNLGCYGDGGAIFTNDDTLAHTLRGIVNHGMYERYHHDVVGVNSRLDSIQAAVLNAKLPLLDQYSKARQNAARKYTAALEGHKNIIAPSICEICDCHVFHQYTLRIIDADRNGLMQHLLDKGIPCAIYYPIPLHSQKAYADARYKEEDFPVTNQLVKEVISLPMHTELDDEQIQFITQSILEFLNK; from the coding sequence ATGAAAAAAATTCAAATGGTTGACTTAAAAGGTCAATACGATGCGATAAAAGATACTGTAAATACTTCAATTCAAGAAGTTTTAGATACCAATGCCTATATCAACGGACCGCAGGTTCATGCATTCCAAAAATCATTAGAAGATTATTTAGGAGTGAAACACGTGATTCCTTGTGCCAATGGTACCGATGCGTTGCAAATTGCGATGATGGGATTGGGATTGCAACCCGGAGATGAAGTAATAACGGCTGATTTTACCTTTGCTGCAACTGTTGAAGTAATAGCTTTGCTACAATTAACTCCTGTTTTGGTTGATGTAGATATGTACAATATGAACATCAATATTGATAAAATCAGGAAAGCTATTACGCCAAAAACAAAAGCCATTGTACCAGTGCATTTGTTTGGACGCGCGGCCAATATGGAAGCAATTATGGCTTTGGCCAAAGAACATAACTTATATGTAATAGAGGATAATGCGCAAGCGATTGGAGCCAATTGTAAGTTTTCGGATGGAACGAAAAAGAAAGCTGGAACGATAGGTCATGTGGGTGCAACTTCTTTTTTTCCTTCTAAAAATTTAGGATGTTACGGCGATGGTGGTGCTATTTTTACCAATGATGATACTTTAGCGCACACGCTTCGTGGGATTGTGAATCACGGAATGTACGAAAGATACCACCATGATGTTGTGGGTGTAAATTCTAGATTGGATAGTATTCAAGCTGCGGTTTTGAATGCCAAATTGCCCTTGTTAGATCAATACAGTAAAGCAAGACAAAATGCGGCTAGAAAATACACAGCTGCGTTGGAAGGTCATAAAAACATTATCGCGCCTAGTATTTGTGAAATTTGTGATTGTCACGTTTTTCATCAATATACCTTACGAATTATTGATGCAGATCGAAATGGATTGATGCAACACTTACTGGACAAAGGAATTCCTTGTGCAATTTACTACCCTATTCCATTGCACAGTCAAAAAGCCTATGCCGATGCCCGTTACAAAGAAGAAGACTTTCCGGTAACCAATCAATTAGTGAAAGAGGTCATTTCGTTACCTATGCATACCGAATTGGATGATGAACAAATTCAATTCATTACGCAAAGTATTCTGGAATTTTTAAACAAATAG
- a CDS encoding 3-deoxy-D-manno-octulosonic acid transferase, translating into MHFIYSIIVAIAGLLLQIVAVFVPKIKLFVSGREGVFPTLKAKIKTEDKTIWFHAASLGEYEQGLPVIEKIKEKYPTHKIIVSFFSPSGYEVRKNNTVADVTVYLPLDTINNAKKFIELVHPEMAFFIKYEFWPNYLSELKKRNIPTYLISGIFREKQAFFRWYGGFYRKALESFTHFFVQNESSLQLLQRLGIQNATISGDTRFDRVASIVEKNNSLDYIGRFKANKTTIVIGSSWPKDEELLLDYINSSTQDCKFIIAPHNIKPEQIQYFKSNCTKKTLLFSEKENKDMANYDVFIIDTIGILTKIYSYADIAYVGGGFGHPGVHNILEPATFGIPIVIGPNYSHFAEAIDLVRLGGCISIKNSEQLNAILNELIVDSESRKCKGSISTNFVQNNAGAVARIMKKI; encoded by the coding sequence ATGCATTTTATTTACAGTATAATTGTTGCTATTGCTGGACTATTGTTACAGATCGTCGCTGTCTTTGTGCCAAAAATCAAACTATTTGTATCAGGAAGAGAAGGTGTATTCCCTACCTTAAAAGCCAAAATCAAAACCGAAGACAAAACGATTTGGTTTCATGCCGCTTCTCTAGGTGAATACGAACAGGGTTTACCTGTGATTGAAAAAATAAAAGAGAAATATCCCACTCACAAAATTATTGTAAGCTTTTTTTCGCCTTCAGGGTATGAAGTTAGAAAAAACAATACCGTTGCAGACGTAACCGTTTATTTACCTCTAGATACCATAAACAATGCAAAAAAGTTCATTGAATTGGTCCATCCAGAAATGGCTTTTTTCATAAAATATGAATTTTGGCCGAATTATTTGAGCGAATTAAAAAAGCGAAATATTCCAACCTATTTGATTTCAGGAATTTTTAGAGAAAAACAAGCTTTCTTTAGATGGTATGGCGGATTTTACAGAAAAGCGCTAGAATCATTTACCCATTTCTTTGTCCAAAACGAAAGTTCATTACAGCTTCTTCAACGCTTAGGAATACAGAACGCAACTATTTCTGGAGACACTCGTTTTGACAGAGTCGCATCTATTGTAGAAAAAAACAATAGTTTGGATTATATAGGGCGATTTAAAGCCAATAAAACAACCATCGTTATTGGAAGTTCTTGGCCTAAAGATGAAGAATTATTGCTGGATTATATTAATTCTAGTACACAAGATTGCAAATTTATTATTGCGCCACATAACATAAAACCGGAACAAATACAATATTTTAAATCCAATTGTACCAAAAAAACACTTTTGTTTTCAGAAAAAGAAAATAAAGACATGGCTAATTATGATGTTTTTATCATTGACACTATCGGAATCTTAACTAAAATTTACAGTTATGCCGATATTGCCTATGTAGGAGGTGGATTTGGTCATCCCGGAGTACATAACATCTTGGAACCGGCTACTTTTGGAATCCCAATAGTGATTGGTCCCAATTATTCGCATTTTGCCGAAGCAATAGATTTGGTTCGTTTAGGAGGTTGTATTTCTATCAAAAATTCAGAACAACTAAACGCTATTTTGAATGAATTAATAGTGGATAGTGAATCCAGAAAATGTAAAGGTTCCATCAGCACAAATTTTGTCCAAAACAACGCAGGCGCAGTAGCCAGAATTATGAAAAAAATATAG
- a CDS encoding YegP family protein, whose product MGTFVITKRFNDEYKFVFASRKGKTIFTSLSYELKFEGEEAIEKFKLNTSQATFLKFKSTKGKYYFKVLLDGEHFATSRKYTTELRLEKGIAEIVKYASISEVLDFSSNDVIFTD is encoded by the coding sequence ATGGGAACTTTTGTAATTACAAAACGATTTAACGACGAATATAAATTTGTATTTGCTTCACGAAAAGGGAAGACGATATTTACAAGTTTGAGTTACGAACTTAAATTCGAAGGGGAAGAAGCAATAGAAAAGTTCAAATTGAATACAAGCCAGGCTACGTTCTTAAAATTTAAGTCAACGAAAGGGAAATACTATTTTAAGGTATTGTTAGATGGAGAGCACTTTGCAACAAGTAGAAAGTATACTACAGAACTTCGATTAGAAAAAGGAATTGCTGAAATTGTAAAATATGCCTCAATTTCAGAAGTATTGGACTTTTCGTCAAATGATGTTATTTTCACGGATTAA
- the mutS gene encoding DNA mismatch repair protein MutS, producing the protein MAAKEKVAKETPLMKQYNEIKAKYPDACLLFRVGDFYETFGEDAVRASKILGIVLTKRGAGSETETALAGFPHHSLNTYLPKLVKAGLRVAICDQLEDPKMTKTIVKRGVTELVTPGVSMNDEVLQSKVNNFLASIYFSNKSIGVSFLDVSTGEFLTAQGNAEYIDKLLQNFSPSEVLVPKNNKNDFKAAFGEDYHSFYLEDWLYKEDYAFETLTKHFQTVSLKGFGIEELKEGIIASGAILYYLSETQHNKVQHITSIQRIAEDAYVWMDRFTIRNLELYHSYNPNAVTLLDVIDRTLSPMGGRLLKRWLALPLKDATKIQSRHQVVAYLKENQEILKSIQSQIKQISDLERLISKIAAGKVSPREVVYLKESLDAILPIKALALQSPQEAVKVIGDHLHSCDLLREKIKTTLNQEAPVAIAKGSAIATGVNTELDELRAISTSGKEFLEGIERRESERTGISSLKISFNNVFGYYIEVRNTHKDKVPEEWIRKQTLVNAERYITEELKEYETKILGAEEKIHKIESELFEQLVQWISTYIKPVQMNANLIAQLDCLCSFTQLAIENKYVCPEIDDSFELEIKEGRHPVIEKQLPVGTPYISNDVFLDRESQQLIMITGPNMSGKSAILRQTALIVLLAQMGSFVPAESVRMGIVDKIFTRVGASDNISMGESTFMVEMNETASILNNISDRSLVLLDEIGRGTSTYDGISIAWAIAEFLHEHPAQPKTLFATHYHELNEMSESLPRIQNYNVAVKELKDTVLFVRKLVKGGSAHSFGIHVAKMAGMPQIVILKAQKLLKKLEKNHSNDALNGIKEAKDEMQMSFFNLDDPLLEEIKDEILNLDINTITPMEALMKLNEIKRMLTKK; encoded by the coding sequence TTGGCAGCAAAAGAAAAAGTAGCAAAGGAAACTCCGTTAATGAAACAATATAACGAAATCAAGGCAAAATACCCTGATGCTTGTTTGCTGTTTCGTGTAGGAGATTTTTATGAAACTTTTGGCGAAGATGCTGTAAGGGCTTCTAAAATTCTCGGAATTGTATTGACCAAAAGAGGAGCGGGTTCTGAAACCGAAACTGCTTTAGCGGGTTTTCCACACCATTCGTTAAATACGTATTTACCTAAATTAGTTAAAGCGGGTTTGCGTGTAGCAATTTGCGATCAATTGGAAGATCCAAAAATGACTAAAACTATTGTGAAACGTGGTGTTACCGAGTTGGTTACGCCGGGTGTTTCTATGAACGATGAGGTTTTACAGTCTAAAGTCAATAATTTTTTGGCTTCCATTTATTTTTCTAATAAGTCAATTGGAGTTTCTTTTCTAGATGTTTCTACAGGTGAGTTTTTGACTGCACAAGGGAACGCAGAGTACATTGATAAATTACTACAGAATTTTAGCCCAAGTGAAGTTTTGGTGCCTAAGAATAATAAAAATGATTTCAAAGCCGCTTTTGGAGAGGATTATCATAGTTTTTATCTAGAAGATTGGTTGTACAAAGAAGATTACGCATTTGAAACTTTAACCAAACATTTCCAAACCGTTTCATTGAAAGGCTTTGGAATTGAAGAGTTAAAGGAAGGAATTATAGCTTCGGGAGCTATTTTGTATTATTTATCCGAAACACAGCATAACAAAGTTCAACATATAACTTCTATTCAAAGGATTGCTGAGGATGCTTATGTTTGGATGGACCGATTTACCATTCGAAACCTTGAATTATACCATAGCTATAATCCAAATGCGGTTACTTTACTTGATGTTATCGATAGAACCCTTTCGCCAATGGGTGGGCGGTTATTAAAACGCTGGTTGGCTTTGCCATTGAAAGATGCAACTAAGATTCAAAGTCGCCATCAAGTTGTGGCCTATTTGAAAGAAAATCAAGAAATTTTAAAAAGCATTCAGTCACAAATTAAACAAATTTCAGATTTGGAACGTTTGATTTCGAAAATTGCAGCTGGAAAAGTTTCGCCTCGGGAGGTGGTTTATTTAAAAGAATCCTTGGATGCTATACTTCCAATTAAAGCCTTGGCTTTGCAAAGTCCACAGGAAGCCGTAAAGGTAATTGGAGATCATTTGCATAGTTGCGATTTATTACGTGAAAAAATAAAAACCACACTGAATCAAGAAGCGCCAGTGGCTATTGCTAAAGGAAGTGCTATTGCTACAGGTGTGAATACCGAATTAGATGAATTACGTGCTATTTCGACTTCAGGAAAGGAGTTTCTGGAAGGAATTGAAAGAAGGGAATCGGAGCGAACTGGAATTTCGTCATTGAAAATTTCATTCAATAATGTTTTTGGATATTATATCGAAGTACGAAATACACACAAAGATAAAGTACCGGAAGAATGGATTCGCAAACAAACTTTGGTTAATGCGGAGCGTTATATTACCGAAGAATTAAAGGAATACGAAACCAAGATTCTAGGAGCCGAAGAAAAAATACACAAAATTGAATCGGAATTGTTTGAACAATTGGTGCAATGGATTAGTACCTACATCAAACCGGTTCAAATGAATGCGAATTTAATCGCGCAATTGGATTGTTTATGTTCGTTTACACAATTGGCAATTGAGAATAAATATGTTTGCCCAGAAATTGACGATAGTTTCGAATTGGAAATAAAAGAAGGAAGACACCCCGTGATTGAGAAACAATTACCGGTTGGAACACCGTACATTTCTAATGATGTGTTCTTGGATAGAGAATCACAACAATTGATAATGATTACGGGACCTAATATGTCTGGAAAATCAGCTATTTTACGTCAAACGGCTTTAATTGTACTCTTGGCTCAAATGGGAAGTTTTGTTCCGGCAGAGAGCGTTAGAATGGGAATTGTAGATAAAATTTTCACAAGAGTTGGCGCAAGCGATAATATTTCAATGGGCGAATCGACCTTCATGGTCGAAATGAACGAAACCGCTTCCATTTTGAATAATATTTCGGATAGAAGTTTAGTGCTTTTGGACGAAATCGGAAGGGGAACAAGTACCTACGATGGAATTTCGATTGCTTGGGCCATCGCTGAGTTTCTACACGAGCATCCAGCACAACCCAAAACACTTTTTGCGACACATTATCACGAATTAAATGAAATGAGTGAATCGCTGCCAAGAATTCAAAATTATAATGTAGCGGTCAAAGAATTGAAAGACACAGTTCTTTTTGTTCGAAAGTTGGTAAAAGGAGGCAGTGCGCATAGTTTTGGAATTCATGTGGCTAAAATGGCCGGAATGCCTCAGATTGTAATTTTGAAAGCACAAAAGTTATTGAAGAAATTAGAAAAGAACCATTCGAATGATGCGCTTAATGGAATAAAAGAAGCGAAGGACGAAATGCAAATGAGTTTTTTCAATTTAGACGACCCTCTTTTAGAAGAAATAAAAGACGAAATTCTGAATTTAGATATCAATACGATTACGCCAATGGAGGCTTTGATGAAGCTGAATGAAATAAAAAGAATGCTGACTAAAAAATAG
- a CDS encoding DUF1573 domain-containing protein yields MKKILVVALLVLGTVAANAQETSKKAKQVASKVVGAGMVFANEVIDYGTISQNADGKREFVFTNNGNAPLVITNAQGSCGCTVPSSPKEPIAPGAKGVIGVKYDTNRVGPFTKTVTISSNAAGQPTKVLTIKGNVVAASAKS; encoded by the coding sequence ATGAAAAAAATACTAGTAGTAGCCCTATTGGTTCTTGGAACAGTAGCTGCAAACGCACAAGAAACATCAAAAAAAGCAAAACAGGTAGCATCAAAAGTAGTTGGAGCAGGAATGGTCTTTGCCAATGAAGTGATTGATTACGGGACAATTTCTCAAAATGCAGATGGAAAAAGAGAATTTGTATTTACTAACAACGGGAACGCTCCTCTAGTAATCACAAATGCGCAAGGTTCTTGTGGTTGTACAGTACCTTCAAGCCCGAAAGAACCTATAGCTCCAGGTGCAAAAGGAGTTATTGGAGTAAAATACGACACTAACCGTGTAGGCCCATTTACTAAGACAGTAACCATTTCATCAAATGCAGCTGGGCAACCTACTAAGGTTTTAACAATTAAAGGTAATGTTGTAGCTGCGTCAGCTAAAAGCTAA
- a CDS encoding RNA methyltransferase, translated as MRKLENSELDRKSIEDFKKSEKTPLILVLDDIRSLHNIGSVFRTADAFLIEKIYLCGITAIPPNKEIHKTALGATETVAWEHAENVLDVITKLKSEKILTFAIEQVESAIFLQNFKVQNNQKYALVFGNEVFGVAQEAVAICDGAIEIPQLGTKHSLNISVSAGIVVWDLFQKMHFTK; from the coding sequence ATGAGAAAATTAGAAAATAGCGAACTGGATAGAAAATCGATTGAAGATTTTAAAAAATCAGAAAAGACGCCATTAATACTGGTGTTAGACGATATTCGGAGTTTACACAATATTGGATCTGTGTTTAGAACAGCTGATGCCTTTTTAATTGAAAAAATATACTTGTGCGGTATAACGGCTATTCCACCCAACAAAGAAATTCACAAAACTGCTTTAGGCGCAACAGAAACAGTAGCTTGGGAGCATGCAGAAAATGTATTGGATGTAATTACTAAACTTAAATCTGAAAAAATTCTAACTTTTGCCATCGAACAAGTAGAAAGCGCTATTTTTCTTCAAAATTTTAAAGTTCAAAATAATCAAAAATATGCATTAGTTTTTGGTAACGAAGTTTTTGGTGTAGCCCAAGAAGCAGTTGCTATTTGCGATGGCGCGATCGAAATACCCCAACTAGGAACAAAGCATTCACTCAACATCTCAGTAAGTGCTGGAATTGTAGTTTGGGATTTGTTTCAAAAAATGCATTTCACAAAATAA